In one Micromonospora polyrhachis genomic region, the following are encoded:
- a CDS encoding ASCH domain-containing protein: MRDLPKAEFGFPGPLRDKLVAAILSGDKTSTTGLLADYEVEGEPLPEVGQRSVVVDSADQAVAVIEITEVRVVRLGDIDLAHAVDEGEGYESVAAWRAGHETFWHGPEYRAFRGDHAFVVDDDTLGVAERFRLVERL, translated from the coding sequence ATGCGTGATCTACCGAAGGCCGAGTTCGGCTTTCCTGGCCCTCTGCGCGACAAGTTGGTCGCGGCGATCCTCTCCGGCGACAAGACCTCGACCACCGGCCTGCTCGCCGACTATGAGGTCGAGGGCGAGCCGCTGCCCGAGGTCGGCCAGCGTTCCGTGGTCGTCGACTCCGCCGACCAGGCTGTCGCCGTCATCGAGATCACCGAGGTGCGGGTGGTCCGGCTCGGCGACATCGACTTGGCCCACGCGGTGGACGAGGGAGAGGGGTACGAGAGTGTCGCCGCCTGGCGAGCCGGGCACGAGACGTTCTGGCACGGCCCCGAGTACCGGGCTTTCCGTGGTGACCACGCCTTCGTGGTGGACGACGACACGCTCGGGGTGGCCGAGCGGTTCCGGTTGGTCGAGCGACTGTGA
- a CDS encoding GNAT family N-acetyltransferase, which produces MSHSWTTRPETDQDITAIREVTLDAFPTPLEADLIEALRSDPAWLPELSIVAEGADGTVGGYALFTRCHVGDAPALALGPCAVLSRYQKQGAGSAAIRAGLKAARTMGENLVLVLGHPEYYPRFGFSRASAYGIRPSFEVPDEAMMALVFDNTLPVPSGTIIYPAPFGV; this is translated from the coding sequence ATGTCCCACAGCTGGACCACTCGACCCGAAACCGACCAGGACATCACCGCGATCCGCGAGGTCACCCTCGACGCCTTCCCCACCCCGCTGGAAGCCGACCTGATTGAGGCGCTGCGCAGCGACCCAGCGTGGCTACCCGAGCTGTCCATCGTGGCCGAAGGTGCCGACGGTACCGTCGGCGGATACGCACTATTCACCCGCTGCCACGTCGGCGACGCCCCGGCCCTGGCACTCGGCCCCTGCGCCGTCCTGTCCCGTTACCAGAAGCAGGGCGCGGGCTCAGCCGCGATCCGGGCCGGTCTGAAGGCCGCCCGCACCATGGGCGAAAACCTCGTCCTCGTACTCGGCCACCCCGAGTACTACCCACGGTTCGGGTTCAGCCGGGCCTCCGCCTACGGGATCCGCCCGTCTTTCGAGGTGCCCGATGAGGCCATGATGGCGCTCGTATTCGACAACACCCTCCCAGTCCCGAGCGGCACCATCATCTACCCGGCACCATTCGGCGTCTAA
- a CDS encoding helix-turn-helix domain-containing protein: MPARTRTIVDPRWHAIFARLRRQQRLSLRDLARSVHYSKSHLHDLETGRLRPTVEAAEALDAVLQADGALAALVVDATVETTPDDDQRIAYAISHPARLDAQAVNLLADILAAQRRLDDTVPVAMMLPWAVPHWRAVQDLAASARGPHAPAIRVVAAESTQFVGWLYAEARCDADAVRMLVEAATQADAVDCGVLAAQASNFRGYVERQRGNPRGIVRHFLAAYQTPGAAPLQRVGDAAQAAHGYALLGERASALRLLGDASELATAAADTEPPSTAYWLSTTFGYLNLGLAYLGLGDRKAAADNLRAGLDGLPADQCDAEWTVEYRAALTTARAG; encoded by the coding sequence ATGCCAGCGCGCACTCGGACCATTGTCGACCCTCGATGGCATGCCATATTCGCCCGACTACGTCGACAACAGCGGCTCTCACTTCGGGACCTGGCCCGAAGCGTGCACTACAGCAAGAGCCATCTACACGACTTGGAGACCGGCCGACTCCGGCCCACCGTCGAAGCTGCTGAGGCGCTCGACGCAGTGCTTCAAGCGGACGGTGCTTTGGCGGCGCTTGTCGTTGACGCCACAGTCGAAACCACCCCGGATGATGACCAGCGGATCGCATACGCGATCTCTCACCCGGCGCGATTGGATGCCCAGGCAGTGAACCTGCTCGCGGACATCCTGGCAGCGCAGCGGCGGCTGGATGACACCGTGCCCGTAGCGATGATGCTGCCGTGGGCAGTGCCGCACTGGAGAGCAGTGCAAGACCTTGCGGCGTCCGCCCGAGGGCCGCACGCACCGGCAATCCGGGTGGTCGCTGCGGAGTCCACTCAGTTTGTTGGGTGGCTGTATGCCGAGGCTCGGTGTGACGCCGACGCGGTACGGATGCTGGTCGAGGCGGCGACCCAGGCGGACGCGGTGGACTGCGGGGTGCTGGCCGCCCAGGCGAGCAACTTTCGGGGCTACGTGGAGCGGCAGCGGGGGAACCCACGCGGGATCGTGAGGCACTTTCTGGCCGCCTACCAGACACCGGGGGCAGCGCCGCTCCAGCGTGTCGGAGATGCGGCGCAGGCCGCGCACGGGTATGCGCTGCTGGGTGAGCGCGCTTCTGCCCTGCGGTTGCTGGGTGACGCGAGCGAACTCGCCACAGCGGCGGCCGACACCGAGCCGCCGTCGACCGCGTACTGGTTGAGCACCACGTTCGGCTACTTGAACTTGGGGCTGGCGTACCTGGGGCTCGGCGATAGAAAGGCGGCGGCGGACAATCTCCGGGCTGGCCTGGACGGGCTACCTGCGGATCAGTGCGATGCCGAGTGGACCGTCGAGTATCGAGCAGCCCTCACCACCGCCCGGGCCGGCTAA